From the Anaeromyxobacter dehalogenans 2CP-1 genome, the window CGCGTGCGCCGGGGGTACGAGGCCATCTCGCGGCTCTCGCAGGTGCCGGTGGCCGGGCGGCCGCTCGCCTGGGCGCTCGACTCCATCACCGACATCCCGCGGCTCCACCCGCGCCGCGATCTCTCCGCGCCGACGCGCGGCGTGCGGGCGCTCGAGCGGCTGGCGCGGGGCGATCTCGGCGCCGGGCTGGTGGCGCGGCTCCGCGCCGAGGGCGCGCCGCTCCTCACCACGTTCTACTCGCCGGCCGTCATCGCCGACCGGGCCGGGATCGAGCGGGTCTACTGCGTCGCGACCGACACCGACCTGAACCGGATCTGGGCGCCGCTCGAGCCCGCCCGCACCCGCATCCAGTACCTCGTCCCCACCCGCCGCGCGGCGCGCCGCCTGCTCGCCTACGGCGTGCCCGCGAACCGGATCACGTTCACCGGCTTCCCGATCCCGGACGCGCTGCTGGGCGGGCCGTCGCTGCCGGTGCTGAGGCGCAACCTGGCGGCGCGCCTGGTGCGCCTCGATCCCACCGGCGAGTTCCGCCGCTCCATGCCCGAGGAGCTGGCCGTGTTCCTGGGCGCGCTGCCGCGCGAGGAGGAGGGCAGGCCGGCGCAGCTCACGTTCGCGGTGGGCGGGGCGGGGGCGCAGGCCGCCATGGCCGACGCGTTCCTGCCCGGCCTCCGCCCGGCGCTCGAGTCGGGCGCGATGCGCCTCGCGCTCGTCGCCGGCACGCGCCCCGAGGTGGAGGCGCGCTTCCGCGAGGCGGTGCGGCGCGCGGGGGTGGAGCCGCTCCTCGGCGGCGCGGTGGAGATCCTGCGCGCGCCCTCGTTCGGCGAGTACTACGCGCGCTTCAACGCGCTCCTCGCGCGCACCGACGTGCTCTGGACCAAGCCCTCCGAGCTCACGTTCTACGGCGCGCTGGGCCTGCCGCTCGTGCTCGCGCCGCCGGTGGGCGTCCACGAGCGCTACAACCGCCGCTGGGCCCGCGAGAGCGGCGCCGGCCTGAAGCAGCGCGACGCGCGCTTCGCGGCGGAGTGGCTGTCGGACTGGCTCGCCGACGGGCTGCTCGCGGCGGCCGCCTGGGCAGGCTACATGCGCCTGCCGAAGTTCGGGCTGTACCGCGTGCTGGAGGCCCTGGGCCGCACGCCCGCCGCGAACGTGGCGCCGTGAGCCATCTCACGGGGCTGCGCCCCGCCCCACGGAGCGGAGCTCCGCGGGGCCCCACCTTGCTGCGCGGGTCCCGTGACCTCGCGCGCCCGCCTTCGCGGGCTCGCACGAGGTCCCCGCGGGCGCGGCTGCGCCGCGCGCTGCCTCACCTGTGCCGCGCTCGTGTCGCCGCCCAGCACACCCTTGCGGGATGGCCGGTCCGGGGCGAGGATGCGCCCGCGATGCTGGCCGTCTTCTCCTTCGTCTACTGGATCTTCTTCGTCCTCACGCTCCCGTTCCTGTTCGCGGTGGCGCTCGTCGTGTTCGTGCTCACCGCGCCGTTCGACCCGCGCCGGGTGGCGCTCCAGCTCTGGTCGTGCGCCTGGGCGTCGTTCTACGTCGTGGTGAACCCGCTCTGGCGCTCGCGCGTCGTCGGCCGCGAGAAGCTGCCGTGGAACGGCGCCGCGGTGCTGGTCGCGAACCACCTCTCCATGCTCGACATCCTGGTGCTGTACGGCGTCTTCCGGCCGTTCAAGTGGGTGTCGAAGGCGGAGCTGTTCCGCGTGCCGTTCGTGGGCTGGAACATGTGGCTGAACGACTGCGTGCCGGTCTGGCGCGGCGACCGCGAGTCGGTGCGGAAGATGATGGCCCACTGCCGCGCCCACCTCGCGCGCGGCGCGCCGGTGATGATCTTCCCCGAGGGCACGCGCTCGCCGGACGGGCGGCTGCAGGCGTTCAAGGACGGCGCGTTCCGGCTGGCCGTGGACGCGAACGTCCCGGTCATCCCCATCGCCGTGAGCGGCACCTCCGAGGCGCTGCCCAAGCACGGGATGGTGCTCCGCCAGCGCATGCGCGCCGAGGTGCACGTGCTCGATCCCATCCACCCCTCCGCGTTCGACGGCCCGGCCGCGCTCCGCGAGGCGGTCCGGGACGCCATCGCCGCGGCGCTGCCGCCGGAGCACCGGCCTGGCGCGTAGGTCCCGCGCAGGTCCTGGACGACGCCGCCCGGCCCGCACCCCGCGCAGGCGCTGCCCGCGCGCGATCCCCGCTGCATGTTGCCGGGATGATCACGCACACGTACGAGGTGGCCGGCGGGGTGGGCGCGCGCACGCCCGGCGCGATCGGGCCCGACGAGCTCGACGGGCGCGCGGACTGGGTCGAGATCCCGGCGCGCGGCGAGGGCGAGCTGATGGAGCGGCTCGAGGCGCGGCTCGGCTCCGAGGCGCGGACGCGCAAGGTGCTGCTGGCGGTGCTCGCCCCGGTGCGCGGCGCGCTCGAGGGCCCTGCGCTCGCGGCGATCCTCGCGCACCTGCCGCACCGCTTCGCGCGCGAGCTCCGCGAGGCGGAGTGGAACCTCGACGCCCCGGTGCGCGAGGCGGCCACCGGCGCCGAGTACCTGGCAGAGGTCTCTCGGCTGCTGCAGCGCCCGCCCCGGCACGCGGCCGCGTACGTGCTCGCGGTGCTCGCGGCGGCGCACGAGGTGATGGGCCCGGCCGCCCGCGAGGTGGCGGGCCAGCTCCCGCCCGATCTCGCCGACCTGTGGCGCGGGGTCAGGGAGCCGGGCTCTGCGATCGCGGAAGCCGAGCCGTGATCACCGTCTCGCCGTCGGAGGCGATCGAGATCTCCCCCCCGTGGCCGCGCACGATCTCGCGCGAGATGTAGAGCCCGAGCCCCAGGCCCGAGCCCTTGCGGCTCTTCTCGTCCGGCGGGCGCGAGAACGGCTCGAACAGGTGCTCGAGCACCTCGGGCGGCACCGGCGGTCCGGTGTTGCGCACCCGGAGCACGCACGCGTCCGGCTCGCCCGAGAGCTCCACCCGCACCGGCGAGGCGGGGTCGCCGTGGTCCACCGCGTTCGAGACCAGGTTCGAGATCACCTGCTCCAGGCGATCCGGGTCCCAGCTGCCCGACACGTCGCCCCGGACCTCGACCGTGATCTCGCGCCCCGGGTTCACCGCGCCGAGCTCGTCCACCGGGCGGCGCGCGATCTCGTCGAGCCGCGCCGGGCGGCGGTCGATGGGCATGCCGTTGCCGAGCCGGGTGCGGGTGTACGAGAGCAGGTCGGCGATGATCCGCGCCATGCGCCCCGCCGAGCTGCGCATCCGCTCGATGGCGCGCGCCTGCCAGCCCTCCAGGCCGCCGCGCTTCTGCAGGAGCGCGGCGGACATGTGCACGGCGCCGAGCGGGTTGCGCAGGTCGTGCCCGACGATGCCGAGGATGTAGTCCACCGCCCGCCGGCGCGAGTCCACCTCCGCGAGCGCGCGCCGCGCGGCCTCCTCGGCCGACTCGTGCGCGCGGCGCAGCCGCCCGCGCTCCAGCGCCAGCCCGGCGCGGTCCGCGGCCACGCGGAGCAGCGCCAGCGCCTCGGGATCGAACCCGCCCTCGCCGCGCGTGCCCATCACCAGCACGGCGCCGCCGCCCGCCGGCGCCGCCGCGCCGGCGCGCGCGCCGGCCGGGAGCGGCCAGCCGGGATCGCCGCGCACCCAGGGTGCACCCGCGGCGAGCCCGGCGCCGCCGTCGGCGGGCGGGGGCGGGCGGCCGTCGCCGCCGACCTCGGCCGCGATCGCGAGCCGGCCCTCGTCGCCCGGCACGAGCAGCACCGCCGCGTGGACCGCGGGGACCGCGTCGGCGAGCGCCGAGAGGATCCGGCGGAGCGCGTGCTCCTCGGGCTCGATCGCGAGCAGCCGGTCGAGGGCGCGCAGCAGGTCCACCCGGCCCTGGGCCTGCGCCGCCTGGCCCGCCTCTTGACCGGGCGCGTCGTGCGGGGCCATGAGGGGCATCCTGGGGGCGGTTCGCCCGGCGCGGAACCCCCCGGCACAGGCCGATCGGGGCAGCGCCGCCGGCGCCCAGCGTGCCGTGGCGCGGAGGCCTCGACGCGGCCGGCCGGCGGCGGGCCCGCGCTTTACCGCGCAGGTCCGGGCGGCTATCGTGGCGGACCCCGGGGCGGCCGGGGGCCCCGCCGCGGCCCGCCCCGACCGTTCCGCACATGAGCCCGACGAGACCCATCGAGAAGGTGCTGGTCGCGAACCGCGGCGAGATCGCGGTGCGCGTCATGCGCACCTGCCGCGAGATGCGGATCCCCACCGTGGCGGTGTACTCCGAGGCGGACCGCGGCGCGCTCCACGTCCGCAAGGCCGACGAGGCGGTGTTCATCGGCCCCGCGCCGGCGCGCGAGAGCTACCTCTCGATCGAGCGCATCCTGGACGCCTGCCGGCGCACCGGCGCCGACGCGGTCCACCCCGGCTACGGCTTCCTCTCCGAGAACGCCGAGCTGGCCCGCGCGCTCGACCGCGCCGGGATCGCGCTGGTCGGCCCGCCCGCCGCGGCGATGGACGCGATGGGCGTGAAGACCACCGCCCGGCGCAACATGGCCGCCGCCGGCGTGCCGGTGGTGCCCGGCTCCGAGGAGCCGTTCGCCGAGGAGGCCGAGGCGCGCGCGTTCGCGGAGCGGATCGGCTTCCCGGTGATGATCAAGGCGGCGGCGGGCGGCGGCGGCAAGGGCATGAAGAAGTGCGACCGCGCCGAGGACTTCGCCGCGCTGTGGCAGTCGGCGCGGCGCGAGGCGACGGCCGCGTTCGGCGACGACCGGCTCTACCTCGAGAAGTTCCTGGAGAAGCCGCGCCACGTCGAGATCCAGATCTTCGCGGACCAGCACGGCAACTGCGTGTGGCTGGGCGAGCGCGAGTGCTCGGTGCAGCGGCGCCAGCAGAAGGTGATCGAGGAGACGCCGAGCGCGGTGCTCGACGACCGGCTGCGGGAGGCCATGGGCGAGGTGGCCGTCCGCGCCGCGCGCGCGGTGGGCTACGTGGGCGCCGGCACGGTCGAGCTGCTGGTGGACGCGCACCGCAACTTCTACTTCCTCGAGATGAACACCCGCCTGCAGGTGGAGCACCCGGTCACCGAGATGGTCACCGGGCTCGACCTGGTGCGCATGCAGCTCGAGGTGGCGCGCGGCGCGCCGATCCTGGCGCAGGAGCAGGTGCAGCGACGCGGCCACGCCATCGAGGCGCGCGTCTACGCCGAGGACCCGGCCCGCGGGTTCCTGCCGCAGCCGGGCAAGATCACCTACCTGCGCGTGCCGGGCGGCCCGGGCATCCGCGACGACTCCGGCGTGTACGCGGGCTGGGTGGTGCCGCAGTGGTACGACCCGATGATCTCGAAGCTGGTCGCCTGGGCGCCGACCCGCCCGCAGGCCATCGACCGGCTCATCCGCGCGCTCGGCGAGTACGTGGTGCACGGGATCGGCACGAACCTGAGCTGGCTGGCGGCCGCGCTCGACCACCCCGAGTTCCGCTCCGGCGACTACGACACCGGCTTCTGCGCGCGGAACGCGAAGGCGCTCATCCGGCCGCCCGACCCGTCGCTGGAGCGGGTGGCGCTGATCGCGGCGGCGGTGGCCGCGTTCAGGCGCGAGCGCGACGCGGCCGAGGCGCACGCGGCCCGGGCCGGGCAGGGGGCGGCGCGCTCCGGCTGGGCGCGCGCCGGCCGGCTGCGGGCGCTGCGCGGGGGCGGGCGATGAAGACCTACGTGGCGCTGCTCGACGGGGGCAAGCGCGAGGTGACGCTCGGGGTGACGCGGCTCGCCACCGGGCAGTACGAGGTGCGCATCGGCGACGAGGTGCACCGCGTGGACGCGTACCCGCACGACTACGGGACGCTGTCGCTGCTGGTGGACACCCGCAGCTACTCGGCCATGCTCGACGAGCGCGGGGCGAAGGTGCACGTGCAGGTGGACGGCTCGGTGTTCCCGCTCGAGCTGCTCGACGAGCGGAAGCTGCGCATGCGCCGGGCCTCGCCGCGCGCGAGCGTGGAGGGCCGGCGGGCGGTGACCGCGCCCATGCCGGGGCGGGTGGTGAAGGTGCTGGTGGCGCCGGGCGACGCGGTGCGGGCCGGCCAGCCGCTGGTGGTCGTCGAGGCGATGAAGATGGAGAACGAGATGAGGAGCCCGAAGGACGGCAAGGTGGTCGAGGTTCGCGTCGTCGAGGGCCAGGCGGTCGAGGGCAGCGCGTTGCTCTGCGCGGTGGAGTAGCGGCGCCGCGCCTCCCACTCCCAACCGGCGCCCCCCGTGACGGGCGCGCCGTGCTCCACCCACGGTGAACACATGGCGGACGAGAAGAAGCAGCGGTGGCTCGAGGGCACCTACGCGAAGGCGGTGAAGAAGGGGCCCGAGCGGCGCCCGCGCTTCGAGACGAGCAGCGGCATCCGCGAGGAGCCGGTGTACGGCGCGGCCGACGTGCGCCCCGGCCTCGACGAGCGGCTGGGCCTGCCCGGCGAGTACCCGTTCACCCGCGGCGTGCAGCCCACCATGTACCGCGGCCGCTTCTGGACCATGCGGCAGTACGCCGGGTTCGGCACCGCCGAGGAGTCGAACAAGCGCTACCGCTACCTGCTCGAGTCCGGCCAGACCGGCCTCTCGGTCGCGTTCGACCTGCCCACGCAGATGGGCCGCGACTCCGACCACCCCCGCGCCCGCGGCGAGGTGGGCAAGGTGGGCGTGGCCATCGACTCGATCCGCGACATGGAGGTGCTGTTCGACCGGATCCCGCTCGGCGAGGTCTCCACCTCGATGACCATCAACGCGACCGCCGGGATGCTGCTCGCGATGTACCAGGCGGTGGGCGAGAAGCAGGGGGCCGCGCCGGCGGTGCTGCAGGGCACCATCCAGAACGACATCCTGAAGGAGTACGCGGCGCGCGGGACGTACATCTACCCGCCGGAGCCGTCGCTGCGGATCATCACCGACATCTTCGCCTACACCGCGAAGGTGATGCCGCGCTGGAACCCCATCTCCATCTCCGGCTACCACATCCGCGAGGCCGGCTCGACCGCGGTGCAGGAGGTGGCCTTCACGCTCGCCGACGGCATCCAGTACGTGGACGCGGCGGTGAAGGCGGGCCTCGACGTGGACGCGTTCGCGGGCCGGCTCTCCTTCTTCTTCAACGCGCACAACGACCTGCTGGAGGAGGTGGCGAAGTTCCGCGCCGCGCGCCGGCTCTGGGCGCGCATCATGAAGGAGCGGTTCAAGGCGAAGGACCCGCGCTCGATGATGCTGCGGTTCCACACCCAGACCGCCGGCTCCATGCTCACCGCGCAGCAGCCGGACAACAACATCGTGCGCGTCACCCTCCAGGCGCTGGCGGCGGTGCTGGGCGGCACGCAGTCGCTGCACACCAACTCGCGCGACGAGGCGCTCGGGCTGCCCACCGAGGACTCGGTGCGCATCGCGCTCCGCACGCAGCAGATCATCGCGAACGAGTCGGGCGTCGCCGACGTCATCGACCCGCTCGGCGGCAGCTGGGCCATCGAGGCCATGACCGACGAGATCGAGGGGCGCGCCCAGGAGTACATCCGGAAGATCGACGAGCTGGGCGGCATGGTCCACGCGATCTCGAAGGGCTACGTGCAGCGCGAGATCCAGGAGGCCGCCTACGCCTGGCAGCGCCAGGTCGAGGCGAAGGACCAGGTGGTCGTCGGCGTGAACGCGTTCAGGTCGGACGATCCGCCGGTGCCGGTGATGAAGGTCGATCCGGCGCTGGAGGCGCAGCAGGTGGAGCGGCTGAAGGCGCTCCGCGCCGCCCGCAGCGCCTCGGCCGCGCGCGGCGCGCTCGACGCGGTGCGGGCCGGCGCCCGCGGGACCGACAACCTCATGCCGCTCATCCTCGCCGCCGTGAAGGCCGAGTGCACGCTCGGGGAGATCTCCGACGCGCTGCGCGAGGTCTACGGCGAGTACCGGGAGACGGTGGTACTCTAGCGCGCGGTGAGCGACGCACCCCCGAAGCCCCCCGGCGAGACGCCTCCCCCGCGGCCCCGGCCGGCGCCCCCGGCCGGCCCGCCGCGCCTGGAGCGCGTGCCGGACGGCTACCGCCCGCCGGCGATGCCGCGCGCGGTCGCCCCGGCCGCCGCGCGGCCGCCGCCCCCGCCGCCGCCCGCGCCGACCTACGGCCTGGCGGCGCGCGAGGTCGGCGCCGACGCGGCCATCGCGGCCGGGCTCGCGCACCAGGGCGCGCTCGCCGCCGACTCCGCGCTGCGCCTGTACGGGCTCGCCGCCGCCACGCGCGCGAGCGGCCGGCTCACGCTCGCCCCCGCGGGCCGCTCCTACGCGCTCGTGTTCCGCCGCGGCGCGGTGGAGCACGCCGCGTCCTCCGACCCCACCGACGATCTCGGTCGCTTCCTGCTGCGCAAGGGCGTGCTCCGGCCCGAGCAGCTCGTGCAGGCCGAGGCGGCCCGCGGCGCCGCCGGCGGCGACCTCGCCGCGGCGCTGGTGGGGGCGCGCCTCG encodes:
- a CDS encoding lysophospholipid acyltransferase family protein codes for the protein MLAVFSFVYWIFFVLTLPFLFAVALVVFVLTAPFDPRRVALQLWSCAWASFYVVVNPLWRSRVVGREKLPWNGAAVLVANHLSMLDILVLYGVFRPFKWVSKAELFRVPFVGWNMWLNDCVPVWRGDRESVRKMMAHCRAHLARGAPVMIFPEGTRSPDGRLQAFKDGAFRLAVDANVPVIPIAVSGTSEALPKHGMVLRQRMRAEVHVLDPIHPSAFDGPAALREAVRDAIAAALPPEHRPGA
- a CDS encoding DUF2267 domain-containing protein, with product MITHTYEVAGGVGARTPGAIGPDELDGRADWVEIPARGEGELMERLEARLGSEARTRKVLLAVLAPVRGALEGPALAAILAHLPHRFARELREAEWNLDAPVREAATGAEYLAEVSRLLQRPPRHAAAYVLAVLAAAHEVMGPAAREVAGQLPPDLADLWRGVREPGSAIAEAEP
- a CDS encoding sensor histidine kinase, translated to MAPHDAPGQEAGQAAQAQGRVDLLRALDRLLAIEPEEHALRRILSALADAVPAVHAAVLLVPGDEGRLAIAAEVGGDGRPPPPADGGAGLAAGAPWVRGDPGWPLPAGARAGAAAPAGGGAVLVMGTRGEGGFDPEALALLRVAADRAGLALERGRLRRAHESAEEAARRALAEVDSRRRAVDYILGIVGHDLRNPLGAVHMSAALLQKRGGLEGWQARAIERMRSSAGRMARIIADLLSYTRTRLGNGMPIDRRPARLDEIARRPVDELGAVNPGREITVEVRGDVSGSWDPDRLEQVISNLVSNAVDHGDPASPVRVELSGEPDACVLRVRNTGPPVPPEVLEHLFEPFSRPPDEKSRKGSGLGLGLYISREIVRGHGGEISIASDGETVITARLPRSQSPAP
- a CDS encoding acetyl-CoA carboxylase biotin carboxylase subunit, coding for MSPTRPIEKVLVANRGEIAVRVMRTCREMRIPTVAVYSEADRGALHVRKADEAVFIGPAPARESYLSIERILDACRRTGADAVHPGYGFLSENAELARALDRAGIALVGPPAAAMDAMGVKTTARRNMAAAGVPVVPGSEEPFAEEAEARAFAERIGFPVMIKAAAGGGGKGMKKCDRAEDFAALWQSARREATAAFGDDRLYLEKFLEKPRHVEIQIFADQHGNCVWLGERECSVQRRQQKVIEETPSAVLDDRLREAMGEVAVRAARAVGYVGAGTVELLVDAHRNFYFLEMNTRLQVEHPVTEMVTGLDLVRMQLEVARGAPILAQEQVQRRGHAIEARVYAEDPARGFLPQPGKITYLRVPGGPGIRDDSGVYAGWVVPQWYDPMISKLVAWAPTRPQAIDRLIRALGEYVVHGIGTNLSWLAAALDHPEFRSGDYDTGFCARNAKALIRPPDPSLERVALIAAAVAAFRRERDAAEAHAARAGQGAARSGWARAGRLRALRGGGR
- a CDS encoding acetyl-CoA carboxylase biotin carboxyl carrier protein subunit, which produces MKTYVALLDGGKREVTLGVTRLATGQYEVRIGDEVHRVDAYPHDYGTLSLLVDTRSYSAMLDERGAKVHVQVDGSVFPLELLDERKLRMRRASPRASVEGRRAVTAPMPGRVVKVLVAPGDAVRAGQPLVVVEAMKMENEMRSPKDGKVVEVRVVEGQAVEGSALLCAVE
- a CDS encoding acyl-CoA mutase large subunit family protein gives rise to the protein MADEKKQRWLEGTYAKAVKKGPERRPRFETSSGIREEPVYGAADVRPGLDERLGLPGEYPFTRGVQPTMYRGRFWTMRQYAGFGTAEESNKRYRYLLESGQTGLSVAFDLPTQMGRDSDHPRARGEVGKVGVAIDSIRDMEVLFDRIPLGEVSTSMTINATAGMLLAMYQAVGEKQGAAPAVLQGTIQNDILKEYAARGTYIYPPEPSLRIITDIFAYTAKVMPRWNPISISGYHIREAGSTAVQEVAFTLADGIQYVDAAVKAGLDVDAFAGRLSFFFNAHNDLLEEVAKFRAARRLWARIMKERFKAKDPRSMMLRFHTQTAGSMLTAQQPDNNIVRVTLQALAAVLGGTQSLHTNSRDEALGLPTEDSVRIALRTQQIIANESGVADVIDPLGGSWAIEAMTDEIEGRAQEYIRKIDELGGMVHAISKGYVQREIQEAAYAWQRQVEAKDQVVVGVNAFRSDDPPVPVMKVDPALEAQQVERLKALRAARSASAARGALDAVRAGARGTDNLMPLILAAVKAECTLGEISDALREVYGEYRETVVL